The DNA sequence CATGCCATGTCTATTTgttatcttgtttttaatttttttattagaaattttgttGGCCATTGTGTGCCTCATGGAGTCATCATTGATCACTGCAATACTTCttaaaagaatgaaaacatCATAGGGCTGATGATGTGGCAGGTAGCCATACCATCATGTGAGGGGATTTCTGATTATGAGACCCTGCAAAACAATGTGAGAGTGGTTGTGTTTATGGAATTTTCTTCCTTTATGACTTATTTTGGTAAGTTAGGAAGCAAGGGCTCATTAGAGAGAACCCTTCAATCTCTGGTAGAAAGAAATTAAGAAGGTAGAATTCTGCTCTCTTTATTTCCAGCTTAGAACGCTTTAAACTCCCTGTCAACCTCCTGAAAAAAGACTTAGAATCGAATAGATATAGAAACACATggaatatttgttatttattcatatttaaaataatttatctacTTTTCGAATCTTCCTCTTTTTCCCATGAGTAAATCCCTTGTAGGCCTGATCAAAATTCTACTTGAGCAAATTTCACTTTCTGCAGCCGGGATGAATGTTGATGGTGACTTCCAACATTACTCTCCTATCAAGAACATGCTTAACGTTGAGGATGAAAGAGGGATGAACATTGGAGAATATTTGAAACGGTTCCCAAGAAACGCCAGTAAGTGAGAGACCCTTCCAATGTACAGAAATTTGTTGGGTGCCTATGGAAAGTTGAGAATCCAAGACTGTTTTCGGTGTAGGCTGGACAACACCTTTATAGACTATTGGTAAGGTTAGGATCATGGTGATGGACccaaaaatttcttcaaacaaGACTTTGAATCGAATAGAAATAGAAACACATggaatatttgttatttatccatatttaaaataatttatctacTTTTCGAATCTTCCTCTTTTTCCCATGAGTAAATCCCTTGTAGACCTGATCAAAATTCTACTTGAGCAAATTTCACTTTCTGCAGCCGGGatgaatgttgatgttgacTTCCAACATTACTCTCCTATCAAGAACATGCTTAACGTTAAGGATGAAAGAGGGATGAACATTGAAGAATATTTGAAACGGTTCCCAAGAAACACCAGTAAGTGAGAGACCCTTCCAATGTACAGAAATTTGTTGGGTGCCTACGGAAAGTTGAGAATCCAAGACTGTTTTTGGTGTAGGCTGGACAACACCTTATAGACTATTGGTAAGGTTAGGATCATGGTGATGGACccaaaaatttcttcaaacaaGAAACTTGGGAAAAGCAGATGAATTTTGGCTTTAGGAGGAAGGGTGAGGCAATTAGCAACCTATCTAATTTTCGCAACAACTACAAATGGACCATAAAAATGGGGAAATAGCTTGTGAAGCCTAAGAGGGTTGTCAGTAAAGTTGTAGCTTGTGAAGCATCATAGCGCCAACTTCAAATTGAATGTTCCAGTAATGGGAATCCTAATTTGGCTTCATCACATGTTGAAATTGCAATAAGTGGTTTCCTAAATCTATTAAtagttgttgttttgtttgtaatttaacaataattttggCGGCAGACGGCCATACACTACCTCAAAAGATGTGGCTTTTAAAAATGTGTGGAAGCTGGTATTATAGTAGTGTAGTAGTGTTCCACCCATGCACAACCCAATTAAGCCAATGTCAAGGATGGTCGCAAGTGGAATATCTGAGATACATTTCTGTGGCACGCTTAACAGTGCTTCTGTGTAACCATTTGTTTGGGCATGGTAGGCTAAACTGAAGAGAGTTTAGAGCCACTCAACCGAAATAATTCTGTCCAAAATGAGCTGGTGAAAATAACATCCTGATCACCCACGATGGATTCCGACGGGCCAcgtaattttgaaaatttgattataaaagAGGCAAGCTATAGATTGTTATGTGTGAATGAGATAGTAGAAGGAAGTGAGCATCTTTGGAAAATTGATCCACCACCATGAGTAACATTGTTTTGCCATGTGAAGAAGGAAAGTCATCAACGAAGTCCATAAAGAAAATCTGGCCAGATTTATATAGGAATGAAAGAGGTTGTAAGAGACCAGTAAGTTGCAGATAATCTGACTTGTTCTTCATACAAATCGCACAGGTTCCCACCATATTTTGGACTTGGAGTTTCATGCCAGACCAATAAAAATCAGCAGCTATGCGATGGAGGGGTTTTTGATACCCCTCATGGCACTGAGAATGAATAGCAGAAATAATAGCTTGAGGAAACGAAGAACCTAGAATAAATCtcgatttttaaagaaaataagtcCATCTAAATGAGGTGTACAGGATATCTCTATTTTAACAGCATTAGGGAAAGTTAATTGTGGCATGGAAATTGCAGATAATGTACCCACATCCTCTTGCTAGTGTGAGAGGGAAATCTGCTACAACATTCTATTTTCATGCTCAGTGTTCCACTGAAAAATCAAAACCCATTAGCTTGCTAATGCGATGTAGTTGCATGGATATAATAGTTTACTACTAAAACAGAAATTTGAGGCTATAGTGATCAcctttaattaaaaattctgACCCCAAATGTATGACCTCTAATGATAAACTGCCTTGACTAAACCAACAACTTTTTTCTCAAGGGGGCAAGAGTTGATGTCATGCAGAAAAGGGATGGATGAAAAATGCAATTGGACGACATTCTTGTTGGACAACAGTCTCAATGCCTGAATCAGAAGCATCACAGTTGACTATATAACCCTTGTTGAAGTTAAAAAGAGCCAACACAGGGGTGGTTGTAACTGCAAGCTTTAAATCTTCAAAAACTTGTGAGGACTCTGGATtctaggaaaaataatttttcttcacAATGGTAGTGAAAGAAGCTATAATGGTTCCATAATCTCGAACAAACTTCTTGTAATAGCCCGTGAGCAATAGAAATCCCCATGAAGTATGAATGGTACCTGGTTTTCAGCCATTGGTTCATGGCTGCCGTATTCTATGGATCAGCTACAACTCCTTATATGGAAATTAAATGTcccaaatatgaaatttgggTCTTGCCCAAACAAGCATTTAAACTATTTTACATATAAAGAGTGTTGTTCCACTCGCGAGAAACCAATTCAAAGGTACTAAATATGTTCTGCCCACGTTCAACTATGGATTAAAATGCCGTTGAAGAACACCATTGCAGACTTCCTCAGGTACTGTTAAACACAATTCATGAGAGCCTGAAATGAGGATAGGGAGTTGGAGAGACCAAAAGGAATGTCATAGAATTTGAAGTGGCCATGATGAGTGCGAAAAACCATCTGTTCTACATCCATCTCCCTCATTTGATATGATGATACCCAGAATGCAGGTCTAGCTTTGAGCGGTAGCAAATTCCATGTAATTCCTCCAATAATTCATCAAATACTGGCATAGGAAATTTGTACTTCACCGTATTGGAATTCAATGCTTGGTAGCCAACACAATCTCCATGAATTATTAACCTTCTTGACTAATAGAACTGGAGAAGAGAGAAACTAACTAGGCCAAATAATCCCCTATTTGAGCATCATTTTGTGTGGTCTTTCTATTTGACCCTCCTAGGTTTAGAGTCATACGATGGTCACTATTTCTAGTTGGGTATACAGGCCTTATGGTAAGCGAAAGATCAATTGGAACTCATTAAGGTCTCCTTGGAGTTCCATCTCCTTATCCAATTCTAAAGGAGTGGATAAGGAAGCAGTTTTGTTGGTGAAGGAATCCTTAATGCCATTCAACTCTACTTCTTGATTCTACTATTGAAACCTCATCTTCATAACTataaaatcccaaaaaaaatagGGTTGAGTATTCTAAGCCAATAAACTCCCAAAACTACACCATATCTATAAAGaggtaatatatattaattcaagCAGAAAAACTAAGTCCCTAATTGTATGGGCAACAGATGGCATGTCTAGACAAGGTAACTTTTCTCCATTAGCGACTGTAACCAGCAATTCCATCAGCTTTCTGTGAAATGCCCCTCCTTTCACATAGTCTGGCCAAACTCAATATACTAGTAAGGTCTTGCGGATCTTTAGCTTTACTTCTACAGCAATGGCTTCCTTTAAGCCACTGCTGAAAATTTCACCTTCCTGCTCCGAAGACAAAGCACTGGTGCAGGCTACTAGTTGCTCAAACCACCTTTGGTGTTCATCAACAGTACCAGTTTATCGAAGTTTTGACAGTTCTCTCAGTTTGTTGTTGCAAATAGGAGGGCCAAATCACAAATTACAGATTCAAGGGATCAAAAGAGCCATTAAATAGAGGAGAATCAAGTTTTGAGAACTTAGGAACTAAATTTCCCCCTTCTTGATTTACAGATCCAGTCATTGACTTTGTGATTGGGATGAATTTTGCCTTCTCCATGAGATGGAGCTAACTCACAGAAAAGTAGTTCCAATTGAGCTGTTACAACATCTTGCCTGGCCTCACGTGCACCCCTTTCTCGTTCCTTAATTGCCCTGACCCTAGCTTGATCCTCCTAGTACATAGTCATAAAAGCTTCTAATTGCTGTCATAAGGCAGGTTGTTCTCTCATATTTATCGATTCTGATACCAGATTGTTAGATGCCTGAGACCAATTTCTGGCTATAAGACCCTGCAAAACAATATTAGAGTGGCTGTGTTTTAAGggtttctttcctttttgatCTATTTTGGTGCGTTAGGAAGTCGGGGCTTATTAGAGAGAATCCTTCGATCACtgccataaaaaaattaagaaggcAGGATTCTCCTTTCTTTATTTCCAACTTAGAAAGCTTTAAACAGACCTCTCATTACGGCCCTAATATAATTCCCTGGCAACTTCCTAATAAGAAGCTATAGAATCTTaactaaaaaagaaatagattcaGATGGAACATCtgttatttattcaaatttaaaataacttatttaCATTTCTATCCTCTTTTTCTCACAAGTAAATCTCTTGTAGACCTGGTCAAAAGGAACTACTTGAGCAGATTTTTCTTTGTCCAACTGGGTTGTATGTTGCTGTTGACTTGCAACACATCACCTGCAAAATAAAAGTAATCATACCAGGTGGTAGCTGATGTGGCAAAAAATGTCACCACATCAACCATAAGCAAAGAAATGCCATATCAACAAaggaattattattaaaatgactCTTTTATTTCAGTAATTATGTTTGTCAACATGGAGAAAAATGCACAATTTCTACTGCACACATGGTACTATCTTGACCATTTTGAAAATACAtggataaaaataaacattgtggTCAGAGAGTGCATTTAGACCCCTTGTTTAATTTCAATGTAGACTAGAACTTTAGAATTCATACACCTAGACACTTGGGCAATTCATGTGACCTTTGTCATCCTTTAATAAGAACCAAACAAACTTTGTActcattatttaataatttcaatttgACGATTGGGGAGCTAGAGCTTATATGCTGAATTACACTGCTTGGAAACTTTTGCATTCGTTTCTTATATTAGTCCTCTGCATGCAGATCAAGAAGTGCCAACAAGCATACCATTCATCAAATGATGTTTCAAGTCAAGCTTTTGCCGAGACTACTTCAACCCCCCAATCATCACTCTTCTCAAGATTCTCATTTTCATAAGCAGATTCATTCGTCAAATCTCTTTAGGTATGTTTGCATTGCATGGTATATGTATAACAAATCATATTACTGCCATAGAAGAGCTAAGATCAAAGGGCATAGCCAGAAAGTAAACGTTCTTTCAGAAAGCAACATACTATACTtcgaatttatttttttgttccatCCCCCCTATGAATATGTATAGGACAAGATCCTATCCttgttatgtttttgtattttgaaagaagaaaaaaaaaatgtatttaattactttcaacttttgtttaactttttcttctCACTCTCAATTATATCCATTGACTTGGTCGTTTGTCTGCTAGAAGTAACTTTTCTTGTTTAGTGGGGATATTGGCGATACATTGAACCTTGGTGATAAGGTTCACCATAAAGTTTGTATTCTTTTGTCATGTCATAAGATTTGAATGTTCAACTTCTTGAGAGGCATTCACTGTGAATGCCAAATAAGAACGTATCAATGGTAAGAATAATTGTTGCTCCGTTGTTTTAGATGTTAGAAAAGCAGGGATTGTCTTGGATCATCGCATTCATGAAAGTCATTTTTTCAATAGAAgtcttttttttggaaaaagaagagcaaaagctcaaaacaaagattaaaagaaaagatgatgcCGATTGCACAAGTCATCAAGCCAGTGTGGTCGGTCTAAGCCTTGGAAGAACAGAGAAAGTTGAGAGCAGTTTCTGCCGAAAGAAGCCAGCGCATCCGCAATTGCATTATCCTCCCTAGGAATAGTCTCAATGAATAGATAAGGAAAGAAACCCAGGTTCTGTTTCAGCAATTGATACTCCTCTTTGATATGCCAAGCGGTACAAGCGTTGAAGTTTTTCAGGAGCTGCGCAATACCAGCACAATCACAGAAAAGACTAGAAGGTAGCCAATCGTTCGAGATACAGAGTTGCAAAGCAAGGTTGATCGCAACGATTTCAGCCATGATGGGAGAAGTAGCAACCGCAGCAATGGCACCTGCAATCAGAATTTGATTCACATTAGAAATGATGATGAAACCTAAGCCCGCCAACCTAGATTCCATACACCAAGATGCATCAgtgaaaattttaatagaatTGTTTGATTGAGAAGTTCTGGGAAACTCCCTGAAAGTGAATGTGGGGCGATTGCAGTACAAGTTCCACGCATTAGGAACAATCGAACTGAAGTTGATAGGTTGATTGTTGAAAATAAGCTTGCATCTGGACTTCCAGATGAGCCAGGCAATAGCAGCGATAAGAGCCTTAGCTCGGAGGTCAAGATCTCTCCCATGGATATTCTTTAAAAGCCAGCTGCCAGAGCTAAGAGTAAGAATATCATTCTGATTCCAACCGATCCTGGCAAACACTTCATGCCAACATTGACTGATTTTGGAGTAATTCCAAATCAGATGCTCAGTAGTTTCATCAGTGAGTCCACACAAAGGGCAAGTAGTTCTGGGGCCAATGTTGAGCTGGAATAAGTAGCCCCCAGTGGAAAGTCTCCCATGTGCAAGCTTCCAAAGAAAGACCTTGACACGGGAAAGGGTAGGCAGTTTCCAGATAATCGACCAGCCCAACCAAGAGGCTTCAGTAGTATTAGAATTTGAAACATGATCATAGACTGAAGAGGCAATAGAAGCTTTGCAAGAATGATATCTCCAAACCCAAAGATTAGGGCCCTCctcaatgatatttaaattctCAATATTGTTCCAATTAAAGTTATTACCAAACAAGCTTCTGACGGAAGCAGAACAGAACCCATGAGACTCTAAGAGATTATTGAATATTAAATCCTCACGATTATCCAAAGGCATGTTTAAAAAGGTAGGTTTTTTGGCAATAGGAAGGTTGAAAAAACAGAGATCATGCCAAAGATCAATGGTCTCAGGATTACAGGAAAGAAGCTTTATGTTAGGTCTAAGAAATGTTGCAGAGTTGCAAATTGATTTGTAAAACCAAGAGGAATTAGAGACATGCTTCGAGTTCCAAAGATGCCAACCCCTGtacttagatttaaaaatatcgACCCAAATTTTTGTTATCAGAATTGAGAAGTGAGAAAACATTCTTGGCCATGAGTGAGTGCTTAACATATCTCAGATTCCGAATTCCCAAGCCCCCCTCAGACGTTTTTAAGTGTAGTAATTGCCCACCCAACCGAATGAAAGCCATGATTGCTGCCAGTTCTACCCCAGAGAAAATTCCTAGCCAGTTTGGAGATGTTGTCTAGAATGGAATTTGGGAGGTTCATAACCGAAAGGATGTAATTTGGTATCGCAGAAATTATGCTATTAATAAGGATGGTTCTGCCCGCAGTAGTAAGAGAAGAGTGGTTCCaagaattcaaaatatttttaactctGTTAGGAATGTGGGTGAGCTGGTTAGAGAGCAGTCTCCGAGGAGATATAGGCACCCCAAGATAGGTGAAAGGGAAGCTCCCTAAATTAATCCCAAGAATTCGAGAGATCGAGTTGGCAAGCCTATTGTTACATCAAGAAGGGACATAAATGGCTGATTTAAGAGGATTGGGCTTTTGCCGAGAGATCTCCTGGTAAATATTGAGTCAAAGAAGACAATTTCGCGCAGATTTCCTAGAAGCATTAGTAACCAGAATGAGATCGTCGGCaaacataagatgattaaaatttcTAGGAAGATTAGAGTTGAAACCTTGAACCATCCCAAAAGAGAGAGCTTTATTAAGAATGGCCGAGAGGTTCTGGGAGACTAATAGGAAAAGTAGGGGGGAAAGAGGATCCCCCTGTCTAACACCTCTATTACTATTAAACCAAGCAGTATGACGGCCATTCATAATAAAGGAGAAAGAAGCAGAAGAAAGACAAGCCTGGACCCAAGAGATCCATTTATCAGGAAAATGCATTCTCTGGAGGGTAACAATAATGGTTGGCCATTCAACAGTATCAAAGGCCTTTTCAATATCGATTTTACAAATCATCCTAGGGGAGACATGGGAGTCAGTTTCTAAGCTATGCACGATTTCCTGTGCTGCGATGATGTTATCAATAGCGCCCCGCCCAGGAATGAAACCACACTGCTCAGGGCCAATAATTTTATGAATTACAAGTTTGAGACGATTGGCTAGGATTTTTGAAATCAGTTTATAACAGACATTGCACAGAGAGATTGGTCTGAAATCTTTAACAGAAATAGGATGGGTGATTTTGGGAATAAGCACAACATAggttttaccccaagaaagGGGAAGGGCAccattgttaaaaaaacaagagatagCATTGAAGAGATGAGGCCCAATTAGATTCcagtaaaaaagataaaattccaCATTCATGCCATTAGGACCAGGACTTTTGCCCCGGGACATAGACTTGAGATTACTAAAGACTTCTCCCATGGTAATGGGTTTAATTAAGGACTCACGGTCTAATTCCGAAAGGGCAGGTAAGTCGTCAGGTAAGGCATGCCTATAGAAATCAAGGGGCTTAGACGAGGAGGAAGACCAGAGATCTTTATAATAATGAAGGAAACAACTTTCAAGATCAGGGTGCTCAGTAAAGATATTACCCGATAAGTCTTTGATCGCATTGATCCTTTTTTTATGCCGACGAACTTTGACCGTGTTGTGGAAGTATCTAGTGTTGGAGTCACCCGAGTTCATCCATTGCAATTTAGCTCTTTGCCCCCAATAAATGTTTTGTTGTCTTAACAGAGCGTTTTGCCTATTGTAGAGAGCCCGCAACCAGACCCCCTTCCAGTTATCAAACTGATTCATGTCTTCCTCCTCAATTTTCTTAATCTCAGCCTGAATGTTGTTAAGTTCAGCATCAATGTAGCCAAGGCCAGAGCGATTCCACCTGAGGATATTAAGCTTGGTGTTAGAAATACAACTCATAAAAGATTGCAAGGTAGAGGTAGAAGGATCAGTATTCCAAGCTTTCATCACACTGTTGTGGCACTCCTCATAGTCAAGCCAATAGTTATCAAACCTGAAAACATTATTGGAAAATTTAGTGGAGTTACGGGCATTTAAATAAAGAAGGGAATGATCCGAGTTTGTGCGGGGGAGATGATGAATAATGAAGTTTTTGACATTGATAATCCACTTAGTGCTGGCGAGAAAACGATCAAGTCTGGCCCAACAACGAGCAAGTCCCTGTTGGCCATTACACCACCTAAACTGAGGGCCAGAGAAACCCAAGTCATGAAGGTTATTATCCAAAATGAAATTAGAAAACAACTTAGCTTTACTGGCATAATTTCTAAATTCTCCCCCCCCCTATGCTCCTCAGAATTGGTGATGGCATTGAAATCACCATTAAGAAGCCAGGGGAAGTCAAGCAGGGAAATTTTATTAAGGGAGCGCCAAAGGCGCTTATGTTCAGAGATCACCTGGGAATTGTAGACAGTGGAGAGGATCCAGGTATCATTGTTTGTCGAGATTACTAGATGGAGGGCCATACGAGAGACTACAACCGGAGTAACAGTGCCCACCGAAGTGTTCCAAAGAACCAAGATACCTCCGGAGAGACCATAAGAGGGGATAGCAGCCCATTGCCAATTCCTCTTCAGCCGAGAACAGTAACGTTGAATTCTAAGCGGATCAGTTTTGGTTTCAACTAGGCAGATGAAGTCGGGGTGCTTTTTCTCCATCAAATC is a window from the Dioscorea cayenensis subsp. rotundata cultivar TDr96_F1 chromosome 2, TDr96_F1_v2_PseudoChromosome.rev07_lg8_w22 25.fasta, whole genome shotgun sequence genome containing:
- the LOC120272581 gene encoding uncharacterized protein LOC120272581, which translates into the protein MPLDNREDLIFNNLLESHGFCSASVRSLFGNNFNWNNIENLNIIEEGPNLWVWRYHSCKASIASSVYDHVSNSNTTEASWLGWSIIWKLPTLSRVKVFLWKLAHGRLSTGGYLFQLNIGPRTTCPLCGLTDETTEHLIWNYSKISQCWHEVFARIGWNQNDILTLSSGSWLLKNIHGRDLDLRAKALIAAIAWLIWKSRCKLIFNNQPINFSSIVPNAWNLYCNRPTFTFREFPRTSQSNNSIKIFTDASWCMESRLAGLGFIIISNVNQILIAGAIAAVATSPIMAEIVAINLALQLCISNDWLPSSLFCDCAGIAQLLKNFNACTAWHIKEEYQLLKQNLGFFPYLFIETIPREDNAIADALASFGRNCSQLSLFFQGLDRPHWLDDLCNRHHLFF